In Streptomyces alboniger, the following are encoded in one genomic region:
- a CDS encoding MerR family transcriptional regulator — protein sequence MTVMETTPAPPRLAPGSARCDSVPSGPPRPDGQDHYTISEVAAFTGLTAYTLRWYERIGLMPHIDRSHTGQRRYRNRDLNWLAFVGKLRLTGMPVADMVRYAELVREGEHTFTERQELLERTRHDVRTRIAELQDTLAVLDYKIDTYAGARKASERL from the coding sequence ATGACGGTGATGGAGACCACGCCCGCCCCACCCCGCCTCGCACCCGGGTCCGCCCGCTGCGACTCGGTACCGTCCGGGCCCCCGCGCCCGGACGGTCAGGACCACTACACGATCAGCGAGGTCGCCGCCTTCACCGGCCTCACCGCGTACACCCTGCGCTGGTACGAGCGGATCGGCCTGATGCCCCACATCGACCGCTCCCACACGGGCCAACGCCGCTACCGCAACCGTGACCTGAACTGGCTCGCCTTCGTCGGCAAGCTCCGTTTGACCGGGATGCCCGTGGCGGACATGGTCCGATACGCGGAACTGGTGCGCGAAGGCGAGCACACCTTCACCGAGCGCCAGGAACTCCTGGAGCGGACCCGGCACGACGTCCGTACCCGCATCGCGGAGCTCCAGGACACCCTCGCCGTCCTCGACTACAAGATCGACACATACGCGGGCGCCCGCAAGGCGTCGGAGAGGCTCTGA